One segment of Mustelus asterias unplaced genomic scaffold, sMusAst1.hap1.1 HAP1_SCAFFOLD_1730, whole genome shotgun sequence DNA contains the following:
- the LOC144488638 gene encoding barrier-to-autointegration factor-like yields AYVVLGQFLVLRKNEDLFKEWLKDTCQANSKQCSDCHTCLREWCDAFL; encoded by the coding sequence gCGTACGTGGTGCTGGGACAGTTCCTGGTCCTCCGGAAGAATGAAGACCTCTTTAAGGAGTGGTTGAAAGACACGTGCCAGGCCAACTCTAAACAGTGCAGCGACTGCCACACCTGCTTGCGCGAGTGGTGTGATGCCTTCCTGTAG